In Pseudobdellovibrio exovorus JSS, the genomic stretch GATCGAAGCTGAACAAACATTTGGAAAATGGCAAAAAAGCCTAACTTCTCAGAAAAAATTTTCGGTTCCGAAAATCCGCAGCGAAGATGATCTTACCCGCGATCCAGCGACCATCATCGGTGGTATTGCCGCTCTTTATCCGGTCGTAAAAGATTTTTTAAAAGATTGGTTTACCGGTAGCACACCAGTGGATATGGCTCCTAACACTTTATATGCGCGTGTGGGAGATGTGATCCGTATAGGTCTTTGGGACGCCGATGACTTCTGCACTATTTTAATGAATGACAAACTATGCGGAGGCTGTGGCAAAGGAGATCAGGTTCAATTTCTTGGAGATACGGTAGCAAAAGGTGCAAATCTTATCCTGTGCAAGCTTTCAAACCAGTTTCCCGTACAGACAGGTATTGATATCTGGATATGCCGTGACGGCCAGAAGAAATGGGAAATGCATTTTCAGGTAAATGAATTTTCACCGCTACCTTCTGATCGATTGATTCTGATTCAGATTTGGGGATCTTGAACAATCCTAAGAGGCTTTTGAGATTTTACGATCTGAAAAGCCAACTTGGGACTCTTCGTAATCACATTCACGGCATTTAAATACAAAATGTCCGTCATTATTCGTATCTAGGAATAGAACTGAATGCGGATGATCCGGACATGTTTTTGCTTCTTCCCGATGAGTCAACATATGAGGCGCACTTATTAGCTCGAACACAGGGTTCTTATCTTCTTCAAATCCCTTGAGCTGTTTTTGTCCTTGGCTTTTTAACACATATCCCAGCTGATTCAAATTTTCAGCTATTTCTTGATTCACTAAAATTTGATTTGGCTCAGCAATGGATGTTAACCGGCTGGCGTACGGCAACGGAGTGCCAATTGCTGTAAATGTCTTAAAGTATTTTCTATTTCCATAGAATCCAACATTCGCATATCCGACAGAAATACCGACGCGTACCTGCAGTTCCGACATCCAGTGCTTCATGTAGAATTCTCGATCGGCTTTAATACCATCAACAGCTTCTAATGCAGCCATACAAGTTCTTTCAATAAAATCTTCACGCGAAATTGGCATATTAGAAAAAGCCAATAGTCCATCTCCATGAAACTTATCTATTGTCAGGTCGTACTTCAGGAATATTGTCAGACAAGTATCCAAAAATCTTGCTAAACACAGTTGAATATTTTGTTCTGGCAATTTAGTTACTTTATCTGTTGATCGGACTATATCAATAAAGATTGCACATATTTTTACACGTTGAACAGACTCATCAATTGATATCTGTCCTTCGCGAATGGCTTTTACAACTTGTGGAGAAAACTGTGCCGACAATTGATGAAGTTTTGTCGCTTCTTCTGTTTTCTGCTTAATGATTTGTTCGCGCGAAAACAACTCTTCTTCCAAGGCCAGTCGTGAACTTAAAACCTTTTTTTTCAAAAGCTGTTTTAACGAATTCATACATATAGCAATAACAAATGTCGATGTTATAAAAAAAGCGTGAGCAAAAAAGTATCTAAAATCATTTTGTTGTCCAGCTTTATAAGAAGAATAGAGTAAATATGGCAAATAGACGCTGGCAGATGTTACAAAAAACATTTTCCATGAAAATGAAAACATCAATAGAGCCGAGATTCCTACTAAGTTTAGACCCGCATAATAAGCAGAGTTAATACCATCTTTGGTAGCAATCGACATGTAAGTAATAATCGCGGCAGCAATGGTAGCATGAAAAAATGATAGAAACTCTAGAGCCTTATTATTCTGTATCTTACGAGACAACAAGTAACAACCTACAGGAATAGGTATGTATACAAATCGCAATATTAAAAATTCTTTCAAGTGCTCTGGATAAAAAATAAAGTCCAGAATACCGAAAAGCGGATACACTAAAGCGAAGACAAGAAACAGCTTATGCATGACCTGAAAGTCATGCACTTCTTCCGCTTGAATTTTCTTGTCAAATTCGCTTCTATCCACTTTTTACTTTCTTAAATTTGCAAACAGATTAATTCCTTTTTCTTCCGACTCAACCGTCATTGTACGACAGTGCTGGGCAAAAAGGCCGTGTAGATCTTCTTCCGAACGATAAATAAGATTCCAATCCAATACCATATCCATACCGAATCTATTCGGATTCTCGATCCCGAAATTTCCGATAATTGCTAATCCACCATCATCTAAAGACTTAACTAGTTGATCTGCAGCAAAACTCGCAACAGGATCAGTAAAATAGTCAAATAAACCAGCTGAATATATCAAATCAAAGTCGTTTGTAGGCAAACCTCTTGCTATCACATTCTTAATTGCAAGATTATGTAATTTTAGATTTACATGTTTATTCAAATTTTTCGAAATTGATAAAATTTTAAATTGAGCATGCTTTAAAGCATCTAAATCCTGATCCAACAAATGAATTTCAACCTTATTGAAGTCAATAGAATCATCCTGTAATAAGTTTTGAATTTCCATCGCTGGTCCACTAGCTATTGAAATCAGTTTAAATTTTCCATTTCTAGCAATAGCTGATTTATATTCTTCCTTAATTTTACGTCTAAGATATTGTTCGCGGTTTTTAACAGCAATAGAAGCCGGCTCATCAATAAAATATCGGTGAAGGCATTTTGCAAAAAGCGATTCACCACGAATTTGATTACTATACATGATATTCATCATTTCATAATCACCTGCGTATCCTTTTGGTTTATAAAAAGTACGATGGGCATATGGTGCTTTATATAACTTTTCACCTAACATCTGGCGGAAAAAATCAAAATGTGTTTTTTTGAAATCTGTCGATTTCCCTTTAAATACACTTTCCATTTTTGCATAAACTGAATTAAACCCTTCAGAAAGAGCATTAGAAAGTAAGCTTGCAATCACCTCTTCCTTGCCGAAAACTGCTCTTGCATCTGCGGACCCAGCATCCGGTTGTAATTCATTGATTTTAACTTCTAAAGAATCTACTAGGTGTCTTAACTCGTAGGTCATCAACTTAAACTGCTCATCTATTTGAGATAGGTTCTGCTGTTGAGTGATCGTATCTGACAACAAGCTATTTACATTTTTTACAAGTGCTATGGTATCAATATCAATAATTGTTTCCGCCATAGAAAACGCACTGTACTTTCCTAAATCATTTTCATCAGCTCGTACAAAGTGGGCTGTTAGCTTCATCAATTTAATATGGTCTACATAAAGATCAAAATCATAAGATTGTTCTTTGACGAACTCGATATCACTTTTGACAGATATGCCAAAGCTGCTGAAGTTTAACACTGGATAAAAATTTCCTTCGAAATGAACCTTTACTCTTTCAGAATCAACAATGACACGATCTTGTCTTACTAAATATTCAGATTTAAGTTTCGGGTTTAGTTCTTCGTGCACAAAGTTGCCATTACGAGCTGCCATTAGACCTCCATATTATTGCCCTTCCCCTTTCGACATACTTGAGTACTTATTCCATATATCCAAAGTCGAGTTTATTTATATACTTTTACCCTCTTCCAAAACCTCTGCATTTCTCGACTAGACTCGACTTATCTTGAGCTAGGCGGAAGCCGATACGAAATATATGAAAACAATACGCCCTTTCACATTAGTCACATTAGTCGGTTTCCTCTTAACAGGAGCTACTCTATCTGCACAAGATATCGTGATCGTTGATGTCAGACGTAACATCACCTTGGCTGACGATGATATCATCTACAAGGACTACTATCTGAATGCAGGCGAAGGCAGCGCTTTGAAAAAAAATATGGTTGTCACGGTTAAACGAAAAATCAATGTGCGCGACTCTTCTACAAAATCTGTCGGAGACTTTGAAGCTCCAGTCGGACAACTCAAAATTATTCACTTAGGAAATAATGTCTCTGTTGCGCGTGAATTCAAATTAATCTCACGTGATGAAGAGCCCATGCTCGAGCAAATCGGCATCATGTCCGGAGACCGCATCGATACCGCAGGGTCATTTATTGACACCTCGAAGCCTGTTTATAAACGCAAAACGGCCGATGTAAACCCGACTGAAGCGCAAGCAAATGAAGTAATTGTTACAGAGTCACAGTTGGTGACTCCACTGACTCCGACAACACCGGCGGATAAAAGAGAACCCGCAGCCCAAACTCAGGGTGCTGGAACGCCCGTAGAAGCCCCTAAAGCGGCAGTGGAACTGCCCCAGATCTAACGGCGCCTATCTTACTGAAAACACGGTATTTTAGCGCCACTTTCTTCTAGTCACCATTCGGAAGTTATGGCAAATATAACCCCCTATGAGTGACACCTATTTTCGCATCCGATTATCCAATGTAAACACCCCGCAAGAACAAGAGGTCAGCACCTTTTGTTTTGACCACAAAGCCTTGGGCCTTAGCGAAGTGTTAAGCTTCAGCCAGCCCGACTTAACCTACGATCCCTCTTTGATCTCGCGACGCATTTTAGACTTGGATGTATTTTTTGAAGCGAAACCAAGTGAAGACTTCTTTCGTGAACTAAAAGCAAAATTTTCGGGAATCACCTACTCGACAAACGAAGAAGAAAGCAAAGACTGGCTTGAAGAATGGAAAAAAGGTTTTGTCCCTTTCAAATTGGTAGGCAAAACGTGGATCGTTCCCTCATGGCTAGAAAAACCGGAAGAAGCACAACACGAGATTAAAATTGATCCCGGCATGGCTTTCGGAACCGGAACCCATGCCACAACTAAAATGGCCTCTTACTTCGTTCATAAAATTGCAACAGAACACGCTGACCAAGTTAAAGACTGGACACTGTTAGACGTGGGCACGGGAACCGCTATCTTAGCGATGCTCGCCGAAAAAATGGGATTTGCTTTAATCACCGGAATTGAAATTGATCCGGAAGCTCGCAGAAAAGCCCGTGAAAACTGTGAACTGAACCAAACTCAAAGTGTCGACATCACAGACCAGCAATTAGATGAGATTCGCGATCAATACGATGTCGTCGTGGCGAATATTATTGATGGCGTGTTGATTCGATTACAAAAAGATCTGATGCGCGCCACGAAAGATGGCGGTCATTTATTTTTGACGGGAATTTTACAAGAGCGTGACAATTTATTTTTTGAAAAATTCATCGAAGCTCAACCTGTGAAAGTTATCAAACGCATTCAAAAAGATGAATGGGTGGGATACTGGGTTCAGAAAGGCACGCAGTAATGCGTCGCTATTGGATCGAAAAACAAATGATCTTCGAAGATCAGGTCTCATTTAAGGGCGACCTCTTCCATCACATCTTCGATGTCTGCAGGCAAGATGTGGGACATCACTTCGAAGTTTTAACAGAAGACGCAAAAGCTTACCTTGTTGAGGTGACCCAGAAAGATCGCAAGCAGGCGCAAGCGCGAATTTTAGAAACACGCGAGATTGAACCACTACCTCGTCCGCATGTGCACATCGCTTTGTCTGTATCGCGCTATCAAGTGATGGATGCGATTGTCGAAAAAGCGGTCGAAATGGGTGTGAGTTCAATTCTACCTTTCTGTTCTGATTTCAGTTTTATTCGCAAACCTAATAACCTTCCTGCTGGAAAGTTAGACCGCTGGCAAAAAATTATCGTGTCGGCTACTCAGCAATGTGGACGTGGTGAATTGATGAAAATATCAGATCCTGTTGAGTGGTCTGAGATGCTCAAAACAATTAACCCAAACACGGATAATTGGTGTCTATTTGCATATGAGGGTCATAGCGTTCTGGGCGTGAAAGCTCACTTAAATGCAGCTAAAGAAGCCGCAAAAGTAAGCAATCAACCACTTCCACAAAATCTTTGGGTTATTGTGGGTTCTGAGGGCGGTTTTTCAGAGGCTGAAGTCGAAGAAATGCGCCAACTAGGCCTTCATCCAGTGACCCTTGGACGGCAGGTTTTGCGCGTGGAAACGGCTTGCCTGACTTTAGTCTCCGTCCTAAAGTATGAGTTCGGCTTACTCACGTAACTGCAACATATTCTGGATGGCCCAAAACAGAAAGCTTAATAGGAGCTGAAAATGGCAGGAACAAATAATATCAACTCTAATGGCAATGATCCTTTCGAGGAATTTGAATTCCGTCCTATTAACGAAGGTTTGGGCTTTCAAAAACGTCAGCGCTCGACTTCAGCAGCCTCTACTATGGGTATGGGTGCGAATGTGGATTCTGGATTCGAAGTTAATCCAACACGCAACACTCCCCGTTCTAGTCCTAGCTTTTCAGCTCCGCTTCCTCGCACAAGTACGCCTCGTCCGAACACAGCTCCGGTAACGCCAAAAGTTCCTTCTTTTGAAATCCCGACTATCGAAGACGACTCTATTGCTAAAGCACAAACAGCTGTAAATGAGATTCTGAAAAATCTAAATCAAAAGCGCCACTTAGATTTTTTAAATGAAACTGAAAAACAAAAAACTCTTTTAAAGAAATCAAAGCCATTCTTCTTTGCGGCCACATTGGATGCCATGTTGATCACGGCTATGTTTTTACTGAGTATGATCGCTATGCTGAGCATCACTAAAGTAGATCTTTTGATGAATCTAGGACATGCCAATACCTCTATGTCTGTCTTTGCGGCTACTGGTGGTTTATTCTTATCGATTATGTTCATTTACATGGTCACGACTCGTGCCTTCGCTGGATTTACTCCGGGCGAATGGGCTTTTGACCAACAAGTCGGCGATGAGTCTCACCAAAAAGGTTTAAGTTATATCCCACGTGTTGTGGCCAGAACGTTATTAGTTACGGCAACGGGTTTTATTTTGCTTCCTGTTCTTTCTTATCTTTTCAACAAAGATATCGCAGGACAACTGACTGGAACACCAATGTTCAGAAAACCAAATGGCTAACTTTCCACGCGTTTTAACCACCGCCAATGTAACTGAGTGCACAGACCTTTACCGATCTGAGAAAAAGAAAATCGTCTTCACGAATGGTTGCTTCGACCTTTTACATATCGGTCACGTAACATACTTAGAAGAAGCCAAAAAACTAGGTGATGTTCTTATTGTAGGGATTAATACAGATGCCTCTGTCAGTAAGCTCAAAGGTCCTACTCGCCCCATTCAAAATGAAAAAGATCGCAGTGAAATCTTAGCCGCTCTAAAATCCGTGGATCATACGATCCTATTTGCTGAAGAGACTCCATTGAATCTTATCCAAACCATTAAGCCTGATGTTTTAGTTAAAGGTGGAGACTGGAAAATTGAACAGATCGTCGGAAGTGACTTTGTACTTTCCTATGGTGGCAGCGTGCAGTCGCTTAATTTCGTTCACGGAAAATCGACCACGTCCATTATTGAGAAATCGAAAACTTAGTTCTGCGCCACGTTGTTCGGAGCCGAAGCTTGAATGATCGCAGCGACCTGTCTTGCAAGCCCAGCTAACTCTTGATCACTTGACGAAACCATCTGGCTTAATGCTGGCATTAACACAAAGTAATCGCTCATTGAAAACATCACCACAGAATCATCACGTCTTTGACGAGGATCCGTAATCGCGCTGACATCACCTTGGCTTAACAGTGTTAAATTCACATTTAACATATTCAAAACCTGAGTTTTTAAAGACTTATCTTGGGTCTGTAACGCCTGACTTAAATACTGCAAGTTCGGTTGAACTAAGTAAGCTTTGAATGACTGTTCAATATAAGATTGATACCCAGCAAAGCTGTTCACATCTAAGTGAGCTAACTGAGACAAACTCGCCAATGAAGGCACTGATCTTAAAGCCATCAAACCCAAAGATTTAAAGTTTTGATCACGTTGAGTCAGTAAATCCTGAGCCATCGCTTGGTACTCATCCGCAGTCACTTCATTTTGGCGATAAGCGGCTACAAATAATGATAAGTTCTCTGGAGTCGGAGATGCCAGCAATAGTGATCTCCACTCAGCGAAAGACTTTTTCTTAGTTTCTTCTGGCTCATTCTTAACTTGATCTTGAGCTGCTTGAACTTGATTCGCATTCCCAGCGTAGCCATTGCTATCCACAACTGGTGCAGTTGTATTTGCCGCTTGAGTCGCATCTGCATTTCTTTTAGAAATGTCTTGCTGAGCCTGAGCTACAACGGGTGCAGACTTCTGGGCTGTCGTGAGTTGCTGTTGTCTTCTTTGATTAGCAGCTAATTGTTTCTTTTTAGCTTCGTCTTTCTTTTTTAGCTCTTCTTTTTTCTTAGCAATAAGCTCTTTCTTTTTCTTTTCAAATTCAGCTTTGCTAACTTTGCCATTTCCTTTTTTAGCTAAAGCTTCATAGATTTGCTCTAATTCGCGACCATCTAAGTTATATTCAGAATAAGATTCCTCAACACGGGCCATTTCGTAGTTAATAACCATGCTGTTATCAAAAGAAGTTGAGGCTGAAGATTTACGGTTCAAGTGCATGAAAAGCGCAGCAAATGCGGCCAAAGCAGTTAAGGAAACTGCACCCACTATCTTTTCGTTTTTAGTAAAACCTGATTCCATATAATGCTCCTTACGTAATGTAAGAGCACTTTCAAGACCAACTTGGCATGACTAACTATAATATAGATGAGCTGAGCGGTCCCTTATGAGACAGTGTCGTAAGAAGGCCTTTTTGCAGCTAACAGCCGTCAATAGAATAGACACTTACTTCCATTCCACAGGACAAAATCCTACACGTGCACCTATCTGTGCGGGGAACTGACGACAGGTATCGGGACGACGTTCGTACACAGTGCAAAGTCTGGTCCTCGAGTCCAAGAAGTAGCAATCACTATTTGCTTTCTGCGTGATCATAAAGAACTCTGTGCCCTCGCGATAAGACGTGATGATTTTTTCTTTCTTCAATCTTTTCGCTAACTTCTTAATCGAGTTGTCCACTTCATCTTGAGAAGCAACCCCTAATCGGACCAAATCTGAAGCTTTCACTTCTACCGGCATCGCACAGCAGTTAGCCCGACAACGGGAACAGTTATCTGCATCATATTTTTTCCACGTGCTGGGCCGATCTTTATCCGGTTTCATAAAGCTAGAGTGTAAGCCCTAAACGTCATAACGTCCAAACTTTATACAATCAGATCGCGTAAATTATTTATAGTTGATCTGAACACGCGGCATACCTTTTGCCTTAGTAGTCTTCAACTGGTTTTCAAAAACCCTTTTAAAACTATTATAAAGTGATCCCCCATCACTTAAGGAGAAGACATGAAACGTGCAATTAATGCCTTGATGACAACGACCTTGCTCTTGGCGCAAACCGCTTGGTCAGAAGATGGTACTATCAGCCGCATCCGTGAATCAGTAGGAGCTAAACTACGTGAAGCTGATATTAGAGCCGGAGTCGACTTCTTTGACTTAGGTTTTGATCTAGGTGATGTATTGCATGCGTCTACAGGTTTAGAATATCAATATATATTAGATCCAGATTCTGGTCGCTATCTTAGACAAGATCGCTGGAAAGATAAAGTGCGTGTACGCGTAGGTGCTGGTTTAGTGGCGGACCGCGAAGTGTCTCGTCAACTGACATACGGCCGTTATCATACGGACTGGAAAACTGCTGCAACTAATATTATGTTCAGCCCATACAATTTAAAAAATTTAAACTCTTCTGTTTTACAAAACAGTATGCGTGCCGGTGATATGGCTTCTATCACTTTGAATAAAGCCACATTCCTTGGATTAGACTTACATGATGGAACACGTTCAACACCTGCTAGTGGTGGTGTCCGCGCCGGTAAAATCTTCTCTGGTAAAATCACTGTTAAAATCCTAAAAGAGGCTGATGGTAAAATCACATTGAACTTTGCTAATGCCGACGAAAATGCCGTGCAGTTAGCTGGTAGCGTGAGCATCAATATCGTTCCAGGTTTATTGCGTTTAAAACTTTTATCTATTGAACACAACGCCCGTCTTCGTGGTACAGCCGATCTTGCTACGTTCACTTATGATCTTTCAAACCCAACAGCGACAGCTGCATTGGATAAGATTTTACAATCATTCGATGAAATCTCGATCTTACAAGATGAGCGCTTATTGCGCGAAGGTATCAGCTTAGACAATGAGTTAGCAAAAGGTCTTATCGATGTTGTCGCTTCAGATGAAGCCAGCACCGCAGCTAATTCAGGTGTGATCAAAACACAAAATGTTTCGAACAATATCGTGAGTGGTCAACGTACACGTGTACGCTTCAGACTTATTCCTAACTTTATCCAAAGTAATACAGATAGCTTACAAAGTATGAACTTGGTGAACATGAATATGGGGACAAGCCAATTAAGAGCTGGTCAGTACTTAGTGGGTTATAGATCTGAAACAAAACGTCAAAATCGTTCGCGTATTCAGTCTATTTCAAGCGTCGTTTACCAACCATCAGTATTATTAACAGATAACAGCCAAGCGCGCGGTTACCGTGGATTAGATGATCTTGTCGGGATCTCTTACCATACAGAAGCTCGCCGTCACCAAAACGTAAAAGAGTTATTAACTTACGCGAAACTGTGTAATGCGGGAATCTTGCAATGTGGCCGTGACATCCAAACAACAGTTGTTGCAGATGACAGCGCAGAAGCAAGACAGTTAGATAATATCTCGAATGTTTATTCGAACTACTTCTTCGCAAAAGGACTTTTTGTTAAGATTAAAGAGCGCATGAACTGGGATCAGTCTAGCCAAAATCAAAAACAAGA encodes the following:
- a CDS encoding YkgJ family cysteine cluster protein, encoding MKPDKDRPSTWKKYDADNCSRCRANCCAMPVEVKASDLVRLGVASQDEVDNSIKKLAKRLKKEKIITSYREGTEFFMITQKANSDCYFLDSRTRLCTVYERRPDTCRQFPAQIGARVGFCPVEWK
- the rfaE2 gene encoding D-glycero-beta-D-manno-heptose 1-phosphate adenylyltransferase, which produces MANFPRVLTTANVTECTDLYRSEKKKIVFTNGCFDLLHIGHVTYLEEAKKLGDVLIVGINTDASVSKLKGPTRPIQNEKDRSEILAALKSVDHTILFAEETPLNLIQTIKPDVLVKGGDWKIEQIVGSDFVLSYGGSVQSLNFVHGKSTTSIIEKSKT
- a CDS encoding 50S ribosomal protein L11 methyltransferase translates to MSDTYFRIRLSNVNTPQEQEVSTFCFDHKALGLSEVLSFSQPDLTYDPSLISRRILDLDVFFEAKPSEDFFRELKAKFSGITYSTNEEESKDWLEEWKKGFVPFKLVGKTWIVPSWLEKPEEAQHEIKIDPGMAFGTGTHATTKMASYFVHKIATEHADQVKDWTLLDVGTGTAILAMLAEKMGFALITGIEIDPEARRKARENCELNQTQSVDITDQQLDEIRDQYDVVVANIIDGVLIRLQKDLMRATKDGGHLFLTGILQERDNLFFEKFIEAQPVKVIKRIQKDEWVGYWVQKGTQ
- a CDS encoding RsmE family RNA methyltransferase; translated protein: MRRYWIEKQMIFEDQVSFKGDLFHHIFDVCRQDVGHHFEVLTEDAKAYLVEVTQKDRKQAQARILETREIEPLPRPHVHIALSVSRYQVMDAIVEKAVEMGVSSILPFCSDFSFIRKPNNLPAGKLDRWQKIIVSATQQCGRGELMKISDPVEWSEMLKTINPNTDNWCLFAYEGHSVLGVKAHLNAAKEAAKVSNQPLPQNLWVIVGSEGGFSEAEVEEMRQLGLHPVTLGRQVLRVETACLTLVSVLKYEFGLLT
- a CDS encoding RDD family protein translates to MAGTNNINSNGNDPFEEFEFRPINEGLGFQKRQRSTSAASTMGMGANVDSGFEVNPTRNTPRSSPSFSAPLPRTSTPRPNTAPVTPKVPSFEIPTIEDDSIAKAQTAVNEILKNLNQKRHLDFLNETEKQKTLLKKSKPFFFAATLDAMLITAMFLLSMIAMLSITKVDLLMNLGHANTSMSVFAATGGLFLSIMFIYMVTTRAFAGFTPGEWAFDQQVGDESHQKGLSYIPRVVARTLLVTATGFILLPVLSYLFNKDIAGQLTGTPMFRKPNG
- a CDS encoding adenylate/guanylate cyclase domain-containing protein encodes the protein MDRSEFDKKIQAEEVHDFQVMHKLFLVFALVYPLFGILDFIFYPEHLKEFLILRFVYIPIPVGCYLLSRKIQNNKALEFLSFFHATIAAAIITYMSIATKDGINSAYYAGLNLVGISALLMFSFSWKMFFVTSASVYLPYLLYSSYKAGQQNDFRYFFAHAFFITSTFVIAICMNSLKQLLKKKVLSSRLALEEELFSREQIIKQKTEEATKLHQLSAQFSPQVVKAIREGQISIDESVQRVKICAIFIDIVRSTDKVTKLPEQNIQLCLARFLDTCLTIFLKYDLTIDKFHGDGLLAFSNMPISREDFIERTCMAALEAVDGIKADREFYMKHWMSELQVRVGISVGYANVGFYGNRKYFKTFTAIGTPLPYASRLTSIAEPNQILVNQEIAENLNQLGYVLKSQGQKQLKGFEEDKNPVFELISAPHMLTHREEAKTCPDHPHSVLFLDTNNDGHFVFKCRECDYEESQVGFSDRKISKAS